GGTTGGCGGAAGAAACGCTGTAATGGACATCAAAATAGCCACACAAAGCAGGCAGCCGCGAAGATAGCCGAAGACCGCCCCCAGCAGGCGGTCAAAGATACCCAGCCCGATAGCGTCCGCGGTATGGTGAAGCGCCTTTCCCACCAGGGCAGAGAGGATCATCACACCCACGGCAATCAATAGAAACGCCACAACATTGGCAATGGCAGTTTCTGTAATGACATGCCCAAGAACCGCCGCCAGCGCAGGATAATTCCACGAGGCCAGCAGAACACCGGCGATAAGGCCTCCCAAGCCGAAGAGCTCGATCAGGAGGCCCCGGACAAAGGCCATGACCGTCGAACAGCCGAGGATGGCGATTAGGAACCAGTCAAAATAGTTCAGGTTCATAGCTCTGTGCGACCGGTAATCAGGCGGAAGGCTTCCAGGTACTTGGCTTTTGTCTTTTCAACCACCTCCGGCGGCAACCCCGGGGCCGGAGCCTGCTTGTTCCAGCGAATGGACTCAAGATAGTCGCGGACATACTGCTTGTCGAAAGATGGCTGAGCGCCACCCGGGCTGTAGCTTTCAGCAGGCCAGTAGCGCGAGGAGTCAGGTGTAAGAACTTCGTCGGCCAGCGTGATTTCTCCGTCAATCAGCCCGAATTCAAACTTAGTATCGGCCAGGATCAATCCCCTGCTGGCCGCATGTTTGCTTGCCTTTTCGTAGATTTTGATCGTTAGGGAGCGCAGGTCTTCGGCAGGCTTCTGGCCGATGGTATCAACCATCTTCTGGAAGGAGATATTTTCATCATGGCCGACGTTATTCTTGGCGGCAGGAGTAAAGATGGGCTCGGGAAGCTTATCGGACTCGCGCAATCCAGCCGGCAGTTGAATGCCGCAGATGGAGCCGGTCTGCTGGTAGTCCTTCCAACCAGACCCAGAGATATAACCGCGAACAACGCACTCGACCGGAAACATCTCTGCACGCTTCACCAGCATGCTTCGTCCTGCCAACTGGTCGAGATATGGCTTACAAGACGAGGGGAACTCTGCGGGGTCAGCAGTGACGAGGTGGTTTTTAACCGTGTCCTGAAGCAGCTCAAACCAGAAGAGCGAGAGCTGGGTAAGAATGCGGCCCTTGTCCGTAATCCCCGTGGCGAGCACATGGTCAAAGGCGGAGATACGGTCGGTAGCGACAAAGAGAAGCTGCTGGTTGCCGAGGTCGTAGATGTCGCGGACCTTGCCGCGCGCGACAAGGGGAAGGTCACCGAGGCTGGTCTGGAGAAGGGCTTGGCTCATTGAGATGACGGTATCACTCCTTAGTAGTGATTTTAGGCGGAATTTCAGTAGAGCTTTACTACAAGGCTTCGTGCAGCATCAGGTTGCTGATTCGGAGCCGCCGGACAGGACATAAGAACGTGTTTTCCATCGGGTTCAAGCGTCGCATAGGCTCGCGAGGAATCGCACTGGCCACTGAAATAGTGCGCGGCCTGGCGGCGACGTCGAAGAAACCGTGTCCACGAAGGATGGGAATAAATCACGAGATCGAACCCGGAGGTAGGCGCGGTTCCAGTCCCCCACGCGACACGGTCGCTGGTGAAGTCGGGCCCAATGGAAACGACGGTATGGGGCGCAGGATTGAAGAGCTCGGCGAGTGGAAGGAATGGGCTTGCAGAGAGAATCGGCACGATGAGAACTATTGCAATGATCGTGGTGAGCCAGCGAGGCCGCAGGAGCGTAAAGAGAAGGAGAAAGAACTCGTAGCCCGCAATGGCAGCCCAATAGATCGCCGCATTCAGATGGTCAGAGGATGTGTTCCAGCGCGTAACAAAGAGGAGCGCGTAAAGAATCAGCGCCGCAGCGGCACAGAAGATGAGAACGTTACGCGTCTTTTGCGAGAGTCGGGACCACCGCAGCCGAACAAAAATCAATACTCCCGTCAGGATTGCGAGAGCTAAGTACGTGAGCGGGAGCATGGTTTTAGATTAAGTGTTTTGCCCAAAGTTGGGGGGAATATTTGAGACGGTTCGATCAGACACCAACAGACCGCACCGGGAAAGCAGCCTGGCATGACGGCAATCTTTTCACTCATCCCTCTTTCATCTCCGCCGATGAGAGTAATGTGCCGCAACGCACAACTTAAAACAGCGGCTTTGGGGAGACAACAGAGATGATCCGGCAGGCGATCAATTGCGATATGTGCGGAGCGGAAAAGCAGGAGACCACAAGTCATTGGTTTGTGGCTTACGAGCAGGGCGGCGAGCTGAAGCTGCGCGGGTGGGAATCGCCGAAGCAGTCCCGAAAGGATGTAAAGCATCTGTGCGGCCAGAAGTGCGCCCAGCGTCTCACCGCCAACTTCACGGCATCGGTCATGTCCTCGGGTAATGCAACCGAGGTCGCGAAGATTGTGGTTCCAGAAGTGGTGGAATCATCCGCCGTCACAACAGCAGAAACGAGCGACCGCGACGACATGTCTATTCTTCAGCGCATGGGTTACGACCGCGCGACTGCAGCGATGATTGAAGAAGAGTCATGGGCCGGCCCCGCAAAGCCCAAGGCCGCTCCGCGCACCGTGGAAAGCAGGCAGAAGATCGAGCGAGAGAGTTTCATCAACGCAACTCGCGTCAAGCCGCCGATGTCCAGGCCGTTTCAACGAATGGCCTGAGCCGACCAGCGCGGCTCACAAAATCATCGTGAGCCGCACAGCGGAAAAATCCGACTCTCTCCCCCTGTACCATTCTTCCCTACCCTGGAAAAGCACAGGAAATCCTGTACGAGCCTTTTTTGACATCGGCCCAGCCAATCCGATCAATCCATCAGGTTTAATCGGTTCGAGAATATTTTCCAAAGAAGGTGAAGCGGTAGAACCGGACAGTGCAACCATCACAGCGAAACGGACCAATACCCAAATGTTTCAAAATACGTTCATACCACCGCCGCCTCGAACGTCTCACCGACGCACGTTGGCAAACCGGGCATTTCATCCTGCAAATCTCCTATCGGGAGAGCCCTTTTGGGAGTCATCCTAACACTGATGTGTAGATTCGAAGTCAATTCACATCAAGGTGATTCTTACTGATCTGCCTCTGATACCTAAAAGAACTTCTATCCATTTGGAATGTCGCCTCGGCTCTGAACATAAGTCATATCCAACTCAGCACATTTGTCAGGCCATCCATCTGAAAAATGCTCTAATCAGTAGAGCGCTATGTCCAAGACCGCCGTTCTCCTCATCGACTGCCCTGACCGCAAAGGTCTCGTCGCCGCCATTGCCAACTTCCTCGTACAGCAATACGACGCCAACATCCTCAATGCCGACCAGCACCAGGACGTCGAGCTCGGCCTCTTCTTCATGCGTATCGAGTTCGCCACCGACGACGCCCATTGCGACGAAACAAACTTCAGCGCTGCCTTCACGCCATTAGCTCAGCAGTTCAAGATGAACTGGCGCCTCACCTTTGCCACGCCCCCACAAAACGTCGCCATCTTCGTTTCACACTATCTCCACTGCCTGGCCGACCTGCTCCACCGCCATCAGACGGGAGAGCTGAGCTGCAATCTCTCGCTCATCATCAGCAATCACGAAGCAGCAAGACCGCTCGCCGACTTCCACAAAATTCCCTTCCACTACATGCCCGTTACCTCTGCCAACAAGGTCGAGGTCGAACAACGGCAGATGGCCCTGCTGAGCGATCACTCCATCGATCTGGCTGTCCTTGCCCGATACATGCAAGTCCTCTCCCCGCAGTTCGTCCGCGCCTATCCCCAGCGTATCATCAATGTGCATCACTCTTTTCTACCCGCCTTCACAGGAGCACGCCCTTACCATGCCGCCTTCGCGCGCGGGGTCAAACTGATAGGCGCAACCAGCCATTACGTCACCGAGGTCCTCGACGAAGGCCCCATCATCGAGCAGGACGTCACCCGCATCTCGCAGAACGACCAGCTTCCCGACCTGATCCAGAAAGGCCGCGACCTCGAGCGCCTCGTCCTCTCCCGAGCTGTCCGCTGGCACCTCAGCGACCGCATCCTCTCCTACGCCAACAAGACCGTCATCTTTGCCTAACGCAGTGTCACGCGCATAAGAAAGCGCACCCGAATCCGGGTGCGCTTTCTTTTTCTTTCCTCAAAAAATTACTTGCCGGCCGCAGGCGCCCCTGTGCTGACTCCATCCAACTGGGCCTGGTAGGCGATGATCTTCTTCAGCGTCTCATAGGGAATCTGTGTAATCGGCAAAAGATGCCCGTTTACGGCCAACTCCGGAGTCTGGTTCACGCCGGAGTCTTCCGCCAGCTTCACCGAAGCATCCACCTGCGCCTTAATCGCTGGCGTAGCCGCGCATGCATCAATCGCTGCCGGGTCCAGGCCTGCCTTGGTCACAGCGTTCTTCAGCGTGGCATCGCCGGTCTCCGCGGTCAAGCCAGCCTGCGTGTCGAATACCGCTGCAGCATAAGTAAAGAAGGCGGCGTCGCTATGCTTCTGTACGCAATACCCATATGCCGCACCCTTGAATGCAAACGGATGAATCTGGGCCAGCGGAAAGGGCTGAAAGATCACACGAGCGTTGGGGAAGTCCTTCACCAGCTGATCCATCGTCGACTGTGCCTCCTTGCAGTGCGGGCACTCCAGATCGGCAAACTCAACCAGCATAAAGTCTTTGCCGGCCGCGCCACGTGCTGCGCCATCGGCATGCTCCTCGAGCGTCTTACGCAGATCGGCAAACGGCGTCGCGCCAAACGAAACCACACCGTCGCCGGCGATGACATGGTGGCCATCGGGAGTCACGAAGAACGCCGCGGTCTGCACCTTCGCATTCGGCGACTTGTCCGAGATAAAGACCACCACCTTGCTCACGCCCGGAGCAGCCGTCGTCTGAATCGCCTCGACTCGCCAGATGCGGTTGGAGTCGTATCCCCACAATGCCTTCAGAAAAGCATTTACCGTATCGACGGTCGGCGAAGCTGCGGTAAAGTACTTCGGATTTGCCGGAGGAAACGGGTCCGCTTTAGGGGTCTGCCCCAGATCATTCAACTGCAACGCCGGGGTCGGCGCTGTTGCCTTCGGTGCCGTATTTGTCGTCCCTGTCTGTGCTCCAGCTACTACCGCAACGCTGAGAACCGACGCCAATCCTGCCAACATGCATTTTGAAATCTTCAAAGAATCCTTCCCTCCGCCGCCGCTCTACGCGCGCAGCACTCCTATTACACCTGAACCTTGACCGCTATGGGAAACCGGCGTCCCGTTCCGAACGATTTTTTTGTCACCTTCAACACCGGAGCCGCCTGCTGCCGCTTATATTCGCTCCGTTCAACCAGTTGCAGAATCGATCGCACCAGGGCCACATCCACTCCCTGCTCTTCCGCAATCTGCTCGGCCGAACAATACCGCTCCACGTAGGCCTCGAGGATCGGATCCAACACCTCATACGGTGGCAGCGAATCCGTGTCCCTCTGCTCCGGCCGAAGCTCTGCCGAGGGCGGCTTCTCGATCGTCGCCCACGGAATCACCTCACACTTACGGTTGACGTACTGGCTGATCGCATAGACCTTGGTCTTCATCACATCGCCAATCACCGCCAGCGCACCCACCATATCGCCATACAGCGTGCAATATCCCGTCGACATCTCGCTCTTGTTGCCCGTCGTCAGCACCAGCGAGCCAAACTTGTTCGCCAGCGCCATCAGCAGCCCTCCACGGATTCGCGCCTGCAGGTTCTCCTCTGCCAGCCCAAAGGGCGTTCCTTCAAACAGCGGTCGCAACGTCTGCTGATACTGCGCAAACACATCATGGACCGGCAAAAGCTCAAATCTCACGCCAAGATTCTTGGCCAGCGCCCGCGCATCCTCGATTGAGCCCAGCGAAGAGTACTCGCTCGGCATGCCCACACCAAGCACGTTCTCTGCTCCCAGAGCCTGCACTGCAATCGCAGCCACCAGTGCCGAATCGATGCCTCCGCTCAACCCCACAACAGCCTTCGAGAACCCGCATTTACGAACATAATCGCGAGTTCCCAACACCAGCGCACTCCACACCTCTTCCACTTCATCCAGCGGCGCAGGGTTGCTTGCAGCTTTCATTCCGTCGGCTGCATCCGTATCGAAGATCACAATATCCTCGGCAAACGAAGCCCCTCGCGCCACAATGTTTCCCTTTGGCCCAATCACCAGCGAAGAGCCATCGAAGACCAGACCATCGTTGCCGCCCACCTGGTTCACCATGGCTACATAGGCACCGTGCCGCTCCGCCAGAGCCGTCAGCATCCTTTGGCGTACCTGCGGCTTCCCCTGCCAGTACGGCGAAGCCGAAATATTCAAAATCATGCGCGGATGTCCAGCCAGTCCCTCCGCCTGCTCTCCCCATTTCACCATCAAGGACTCAACCGGATCGACCTGATACATCGGCCTCGGCCAGAAGCCTTTGTCATTCCAGGCATCCTCGCAGATCGTGATCGCCAGTGGCTGTCCATCGACTGCGGTCAGTGCCTGGTCCCCGGCCGGCTCAAAGTAACGCTGCTCATCAAAGACGTCATAGTACGGAAGCAGCATCTTCTGCTGCACAAAACTTACCTCACCGCCGCGCAGCAGAACCGCCACATTCCGCACCCTCTTGCCCACCGGCGACGTCGCCGGCATCACTGTCCCGCACAAAATCGCAGGTCGTCCACTCCCCGCCGTCCACGCAGCGATCTCAGCCACCGCCTGGCCTGCTCTCGCAAGAAAGGAAGCCTTCTCCAGAAAGTCCGCCGGAGGATATCCGCAGACAGCAAGCTCTGGAAAAACAACAAGCGATGCGCCCTCTTCTCCAGAACGCATCGCATATTCAAGTATCTTTTTGGTGTTTCCGGCGAAGTCCCCAACCGTCGGATTAATCTGTGCGAGAGCTATCTTCACAGCCTTAAGTTTACTGCCTACGTGCCGGTTCCGCTCAAAACCACGTGCACGGTCCGCGCCAGAATCTTCAGATCCAGCCAAAGGCTCCAGTTCTCCACATAAGCTGTATCCAGCGAGATATAGCTATCGAACGAGGGGTCCTGCCTGGCCTCCACCTGCCACAAGCCGGTAATTCCCGGCAGAACGTCCAGCCTGCGCAGGTGAGCAAGATCGTACTGCTCTACCTCGGCAGCCATCGGGGGCCGTGGCCCTACCAGGCTCATATCTCCGCGCAAGACGTTATAGAACTGCGGCAACTCGTCCAGCGAGTACTTTCGCAGCACCGCGCCAACCCGTGTAATGCGAGGATCATTGGCGATCTTGAAGAGAATGCCATCCCGCTCGTTCATATGCTCAAGGTCGGCCTTCAGCTTATCGGCATTCTTCACCATGGTGCGGAACTTATAGCAGGAAAAAGTCCTTCCCTTCCGCCCAATACGCTCCGCTCCATAAAAGATGGAGCCCTCGGAGTCCAGACGAACCGCAATCGCGATTCCAAGCATGATCGGTGAAGCCACCAGCAGCGCAGCCGATGCCAACACAATGTCCAGCGCGCGCTTGAGCAGAAACGCCCCCATGGGGAAGTCCCGCCGGTGGAGCGGAATCGTCGGAAACTGGCCGATATATTCGACCGGAGCATTCCACGCCAGGCCGTCATACATGTCGGGCACTACCCGAACGTCGATCCCGGCCGTACGCGCCTCTTCCACCATGCCAATTACCAGCTTCTTGTCAGCCGGGACAGAGAAGAAGATCTCATCCACAAAAAGCGATCGCGCCAGCGAAAGGCAGTTGCGCACATCGCCAATTACCTCTGCGTCGCCCGACTCCGCCTCCCGTTCCGTCAATGCAACAAAGCCTTTAAACCGAAACCCAAGATGGTTCAGCGACTCAAGGTGGTTCCGCAGGGCATACCCTACCCGCCCGGCACCCACGATCAACACATTGCGGGTCTCCATCCCCTCCCGAAAGCGCTTGTATGCCATCCGCCGCCATATCGCGCGGCGCACACAGAGCAGGGCCGCCGAAAACAGGACCACCAGCGCGACGACAATCCGTGAGATCGCCACACCGTTGAACAAGTACAGCGCCCCGCACAGGAGCAGCCCGGAGACCAGCACCGCCTGTACGGTCATCCTCTGTTCATGCAATCCGCTGCGGTTCTGAATCGGGCCATACAGCCCATAGGACCGTGCAAAAAAGACCAGGCATGCCGCAAACCAGCCAATATACAAAAACAGCGTCCGAGGCGACGCCTCGATCAGGTCCGGGACGACATGCAGCATCGGAACCTGCGGGGGCAGGACCACCCTGACACGCAACGCCAGGATCACCGCTACAAAAACAGTTAACAGGTCCCACGAAGCCCATACCATGCTGGTCATCGAAGGACGGCGAAACAATCCAAATCGGGTCGAATAAGTTCTTCTGTCTCGAACAGCCCGTGCTCTCGCCGAAACAATAACCTGCTGCAAATAATCCGGTGTCGCCATAGCGAACGCCTCTTTACTGTGATATCTCGGGGACTTCACAGTCGGTAAGATGCCAGAAAATCACCTAGGCATGTTGCACGATCAAAAAATTCAAATGCTGCAAGAAAAAACACGGTTCAGAGCATCAGGTCCCTATGCTAACTCCAATAGATTCAGAAGCTCACAGAAACCTGCGGAAGCAACGTGTTTGAGACTTAAGGATACGTTGCCCCCTACGACATAGCAACCTAAATCTGCAAAATTTTGCTACCTCTATTAATGCATCTTGTTGATAAAAGTTGCGTTAATGCGTTTTCGCAGGCCGCACTATACCGGCACCGTCAGCTCATCAAGCGCCAGAAACTCCTTCAGCACAGGGTCTTCGCTCTCTTCCATCTCTTTCATCGTTCCAAAAAAATGCGCCTTGCCGCCGTGCAGGAACACCACCCTGTCGGCCAGTTTCTTTGCAAACCGGGTGTCGTGGGTTACGACGATGCTGGTCAGGTGAAGCTGCTGCTTCAGGCGTTCGATCAGGTCTCCTAACAGGTGGGCCATCAGAGGGTCCACCATCGTCGTCGGCTCGTCGTAGAGAACCGCCTCCGGCTGGGCCGCCAGCGCTCGCGCAATCGCCACCGATCGCTTCATCCCCGTCGACAGGTCCGAGGGCAGCAGATCTTCCATCCCCGCCACCCCCACCATCTCCAACAAACCCTTAACTACCTGCAGAATCTGTTCCTCGGCCAGCTCGCCACGCTCTCGCAGCGGAAACGCTACATTCTCGCCAACCGTCACCGAATCGAACAGCGCTCCATTCTGAAACACCATCGTCACCTTGCGCCGAATCGCCTGCAGTTCACGCTCATTGAGCCCGCAGATGTCCTCCCCGGCTACCCGGATGATTCCCTTATCCGGCTTCAGAAAGCCAAGCAGCATCTGCAATGACACCGACTTGCCCACGCCGCTACGCCCCAAAATGCACAGCGTCTCGCCCGAGTTCACACAGAAGCTGACGTCATCGAGCACCACAAAGCCGTCGAACGACTTGTAGACATGCTCAAAAGAGATATAGGAGCCCGGCTTGTTCCTGACATCCGGTACTGCCTCAGCCGCCGCCTCATTCTGCTGCGCGGCCTGCTCCATAAACTCTTCAACCACTGGAGCCACATCCGGCGAAACCTCCGCAATCAGCGAGTCGTCCCCATCGACAAGATCGGTAGTCCCAGCGTCAGACACATGGGCCGATCCCTCATGATCCGTCGCCTCCACACCCCGTTTGTTCCGCGGGTCTCTCTCGCTGTCCTGCTCGGCCATCGTCCCTGCCTTCTTTCGGCTATTGTCTTAGTCTTATCAGATGCATAACCGACCCTCCGCTATGCAGCCTGTCCTGAATTAATCAGTCTCCAGCAGTCCAGTAAAAGCCTCGGCTGCGCCAAACTCTTCGGGTGTATTCAGATTCGCAAACCACAGGTGCGATGTCGCTCGCTGTGCCTCTGTTGGCGCCCACCCATCCAAATCATTATCAAAAGCCGACAACTCTCCACTCCAGGGAAGGTTCAGGAGCGTCTCATCCGCATCCCATCCGCGCTGTGCCCCAATCGCCTTCGCGGCCTCCCTGAACACCGGAAGCAGCTTGAACTCTCCTCGCTCTACCGCCCCATGCACAAACGGCGCAACCTCATGATTTATTAGGCAAAGAGCAGGCTGCGGCCGGCCATCGACCGTAAATAAAGCTATCCTCGCATGCTGGGCCTTCATTACGCTCTTCGTCCACGCATACAGAAAACCCGCAGGCAGAAAAGGCATATCCACAGCCATAAACAGGCTCCACGCCTTCGTCGAATGTGCCAGCGCAGCCTCTATTCCGCCCAGCGGCCCACAGCCTTCATGCAAATCCCGAATTAGCGGCGCATATGCCTCCAGCTCTTCCCTGTTTCCAAGGATAGAAACCTCCGCGCAGACCTGCCGCAACTTCTCTACCGCCCGCAAGACCAGCGGCTTACCCGCCAGTTCCAGTAACGCCTTGTCCCGTCCCATGCGCGAGCTCTTCCCACCCGCCAGCACGTACCCGCTCACATCAGACGGAGCCAGCCCCACCATCAGGCTCCCAGCAGGATAAAGAACCGCACAATCGATTCGATCCCGCGATGAAAGTTGGCCAGATGGAACTTCTCATTCGGAGCATGAAGATTGTCGTCCGGCAGCCCAAACCCCATCATCACCGTAGGAATCTTCAACTCGCGCTCAAAGTCCCCCACAATCGGAATCGATCCGCCCCCGCGCACAAACACCGTCTCCTTGCCAAAGACCTCGTGCATCGCCTCCGTGGCCGCCCGAACATATTCATTGTCCGTGCTCACCACAATGGCATCGCCCGCGTGAATCAACCTCACCTCAAGCTCAATTCCCTTCGGGCAGATCGACTCGACATACGCCTTGTACTGCATAAAGCTCTCCGCTGGGGTCATATCCGGAACCAGCCTCATGCTCACCTTCGCCAACGCCTTCGCCGGAATCACCGTCTTAGCGCCCGCTCCGATGAACCCGCCCGGCATCCCATGCACATCGAGCGTAGGCCGCGCCCACGTCCGCTCCAGCACGCTATACCCCGGCTCCCCCGTCAGCGCGACCGAACCCACCTCGGTCTCACGATAGTGCTCCTCGTCGAACGGCAGCGCCTTCCATGCCTTCAGCTCCGCAGCCGTAGGCTTCTGCACCTTGTCATAAAACCCCGGAATCAGGATCTTTCCATCCTCATCCTTCAGCTTCGCGATCACTTGCGCCAGCGCCACAAACGGATTCGGCGCTGCACCGCCATACATCCCCGAGTGCAAATCCGTGCGCGCCCCCCACGCCTCAATCTCGGTGTAGATCATCCCCCGCAGGCCGACGCACAGCGTAGGCAGCTCCGGCGCAAACATCTCCGTATCGGACACCAGCGCAACATCGGCCTTCAACTGCTCGCCATCGTTCCGTACAAACGCGGCAATCCCCTCGCCGCCGACCTCTTCCTCGCCCT
This region of Edaphobacter dinghuensis genomic DNA includes:
- a CDS encoding sugar transferase translates to MTSMVWASWDLLTVFVAVILALRVRVVLPPQVPMLHVVPDLIEASPRTLFLYIGWFAACLVFFARSYGLYGPIQNRSGLHEQRMTVQAVLVSGLLLCGALYLFNGVAISRIVVALVVLFSAALLCVRRAIWRRMAYKRFREGMETRNVLIVGAGRVGYALRNHLESLNHLGFRFKGFVALTEREAESGDAEVIGDVRNCLSLARSLFVDEIFFSVPADKKLVIGMVEEARTAGIDVRVVPDMYDGLAWNAPVEYIGQFPTIPLHRRDFPMGAFLLKRALDIVLASAALLVASPIMLGIAIAVRLDSEGSIFYGAERIGRKGRTFSCYKFRTMVKNADKLKADLEHMNERDGILFKIANDPRITRVGAVLRKYSLDELPQFYNVLRGDMSLVGPRPPMAAEVEQYDLAHLRRLDVLPGITGLWQVEARQDPSFDSYISLDTAYVENWSLWLDLKILARTVHVVLSGTGT
- a CDS encoding phosphoribosylaminoimidazolesuccinocarboxamide synthase — its product is MSQALLQTSLGDLPLVARGKVRDIYDLGNQQLLFVATDRISAFDHVLATGITDKGRILTQLSLFWFELLQDTVKNHLVTADPAEFPSSCKPYLDQLAGRSMLVKRAEMFPVECVVRGYISGSGWKDYQQTGSICGIQLPAGLRESDKLPEPIFTPAAKNNVGHDENISFQKMVDTIGQKPAEDLRSLTIKIYEKASKHAASRGLILADTKFEFGLIDGEITLADEVLTPDSSRYWPAESYSPGGAQPSFDKQYVRDYLESIRWNKQAPAPGLPPEVVEKTKAKYLEAFRLITGRTEL
- a CDS encoding NAD+ synthase, with product MKIALAQINPTVGDFAGNTKKILEYAMRSGEEGASLVVFPELAVCGYPPADFLEKASFLARAGQAVAEIAAWTAGSGRPAILCGTVMPATSPVGKRVRNVAVLLRGGEVSFVQQKMLLPYYDVFDEQRYFEPAGDQALTAVDGQPLAITICEDAWNDKGFWPRPMYQVDPVESLMVKWGEQAEGLAGHPRMILNISASPYWQGKPQVRQRMLTALAERHGAYVAMVNQVGGNDGLVFDGSSLVIGPKGNIVARGASFAEDIVIFDTDAADGMKAASNPAPLDEVEEVWSALVLGTRDYVRKCGFSKAVVGLSGGIDSALVAAIAVQALGAENVLGVGMPSEYSSLGSIEDARALAKNLGVRFELLPVHDVFAQYQQTLRPLFEGTPFGLAEENLQARIRGGLLMALANKFGSLVLTTGNKSEMSTGYCTLYGDMVGALAVIGDVMKTKVYAISQYVNRKCEVIPWATIEKPPSAELRPEQRDTDSLPPYEVLDPILEAYVERYCSAEQIAEEQGVDVALVRSILQLVERSEYKRQQAAPVLKVTKKSFGTGRRFPIAVKVQV
- a CDS encoding CvpA family protein — protein: MNLNYFDWFLIAILGCSTVMAFVRGLLIELFGLGGLIAGVLLASWNYPALAAVLGHVITETAIANVVAFLLIAVGVMILSALVGKALHHTADAIGLGIFDRLLGAVFGYLRGCLLCVAILMSITAFLPPTTAVAKSSLTPYFLAGAHAVSFVVPHDLRQLILNGAEQLKHTAPDWIKRHE
- the purU gene encoding formyltetrahydrofolate deformylase, translated to MSKTAVLLIDCPDRKGLVAAIANFLVQQYDANILNADQHQDVELGLFFMRIEFATDDAHCDETNFSAAFTPLAQQFKMNWRLTFATPPQNVAIFVSHYLHCLADLLHRHQTGELSCNLSLIISNHEAARPLADFHKIPFHYMPVTSANKVEVEQRQMALLSDHSIDLAVLARYMQVLSPQFVRAYPQRIINVHHSFLPAFTGARPYHAAFARGVKLIGATSHYVTEVLDEGPIIEQDVTRISQNDQLPDLIQKGRDLERLVLSRAVRWHLSDRILSYANKTVIFA
- the mobA gene encoding molybdenum cofactor guanylyltransferase, translated to MVGLAPSDVSGYVLAGGKSSRMGRDKALLELAGKPLVLRAVEKLRQVCAEVSILGNREELEAYAPLIRDLHEGCGPLGGIEAALAHSTKAWSLFMAVDMPFLPAGFLYAWTKSVMKAQHARIALFTVDGRPQPALCLINHEVAPFVHGAVERGEFKLLPVFREAAKAIGAQRGWDADETLLNLPWSGELSAFDNDLDGWAPTEAQRATSHLWFANLNTPEEFGAAEAFTGLLETD
- a CDS encoding dipeptidase, whose amino-acid sequence is MKTNLTTAAVGFAKENQARFVEELKALLRIPSVSTLPEHVGDVRRAAEFVAAELKRIGMENVRLIETSTPEEMIVDEEGHARRVPMRIGHPLVYADWLHAAPGADGKAAPTVLCYGHYDVQPPDPLDEWKTPPFEPTERDGNIYARGAVDDKGQMWMHVKALESLMAAGGGKLPVNVRVIVEGEEEVGGEGIAAFVRNDGEQLKADVALVSDTEMFAPELPTLCVGLRGMIYTEIEAWGARTDLHSGMYGGAAPNPFVALAQVIAKLKDEDGKILIPGFYDKVQKPTAAELKAWKALPFDEEHYRETEVGSVALTGEPGYSVLERTWARPTLDVHGMPGGFIGAGAKTVIPAKALAKVSMRLVPDMTPAESFMQYKAYVESICPKGIELEVRLIHAGDAIVVSTDNEYVRAATEAMHEVFGKETVFVRGGGSIPIVGDFERELKIPTVMMGFGLPDDNLHAPNEKFHLANFHRGIESIVRFFILLGA
- a CDS encoding DsbA family protein; the encoded protein is MKISKCMLAGLASVLSVAVVAGAQTGTTNTAPKATAPTPALQLNDLGQTPKADPFPPANPKYFTAASPTVDTVNAFLKALWGYDSNRIWRVEAIQTTAAPGVSKVVVFISDKSPNAKVQTAAFFVTPDGHHVIAGDGVVSFGATPFADLRKTLEEHADGAARGAAGKDFMLVEFADLECPHCKEAQSTMDQLVKDFPNARVIFQPFPLAQIHPFAFKGAAYGYCVQKHSDAAFFTYAAAVFDTQAGLTAETGDATLKNAVTKAGLDPAAIDACAATPAIKAQVDASVKLAEDSGVNQTPELAVNGHLLPITQIPYETLKKIIAYQAQLDGVSTGAPAAGK
- a CDS encoding ABC transporter ATP-binding protein: MAEQDSERDPRNKRGVEATDHEGSAHVSDAGTTDLVDGDDSLIAEVSPDVAPVVEEFMEQAAQQNEAAAEAVPDVRNKPGSYISFEHVYKSFDGFVVLDDVSFCVNSGETLCILGRSGVGKSVSLQMLLGFLKPDKGIIRVAGEDICGLNERELQAIRRKVTMVFQNGALFDSVTVGENVAFPLRERGELAEEQILQVVKGLLEMVGVAGMEDLLPSDLSTGMKRSVAIARALAAQPEAVLYDEPTTMVDPLMAHLLGDLIERLKQQLHLTSIVVTHDTRFAKKLADRVVFLHGGKAHFFGTMKEMEESEDPVLKEFLALDELTVPV